The following are encoded together in the Peromyscus leucopus breed LL Stock chromosome 1, UCI_PerLeu_2.1, whole genome shotgun sequence genome:
- the LOC114688849 gene encoding pregnancy-specific glycoprotein 22-like encodes MEVSSMIPCKGCTSWQGLLLTASLLICCHLATTAKVTIESVPLNVFEGDNVLLHVHNLPENLLAFAWFKRLTKTKHRIGLYALNINLFVPGPVHVGRETVYRNGSLWIQNVTHKDTGFYILETINRHGRTVSITTMYLHVYNNLFTHGCPHTSARLTIESVPPRVAEGSSVLLLVHNLPENLRVLFWYKGVIYFKKLEVARHIAEKNSSVLGPAHSGRETVYSNGSLLLHNVTCEDMGFYTLRTMSRGVKVESAHVQLQVDPSSCTCCNPLASAPLTIEPVPRNAIEGESVLLQVHNLPEDLQAFSWYKGVYSSPVFKITEYSRTRNSITQGLEHSGRETVYTNGSLLLQDVTEKDSGYYTLQILNRVSGSVMTHVQFHVNKPVTMPLLGVSDTTVTVQSSVLFSCLSSDIGISIRWIFNNQSLQLTERMSLSPMNCGLRIDPVRSEDAGEYKCEVFNPVSSKTSLPVSLVVMHE; translated from the exons atggaggtgTCCTCTATGATTCCCTGCAAGGGCTGTACCTCCTGGCAGGGGCTCCTGCTCACAG cCTCCCTTTTAATCTGCTGTCATTTAGCCACCACTGCTAAAGTCACCATTGAATCAGTGCCACTCAATGTGTTCGAAGGAGACAATGTCCTTCTACATGTCCACAATCTGCCAGAGAATCTTCTAGCCTTTGCTTGGTTCAAAAGGCTGACAAAAACGAAACACAGAATTGGGCTCTATGCACTGAACATCAATTTATTTGTGCCGGGGCCTGTACACGTTGGTAGAGAGACAGTGTACCGCAACGGATCCCTGTGGATTCAGAATGTCACCCATAAGGACACAGGATTCTACATCCTAGAGACCATAAATAGACATGGACGAACTGTATCAATAACAACCATGTACCTCCATGTGTACA aCAACTTATTCACCCATGGGTGCCCTCACACCTCTGCCCGGCTCACTATCGAATCAGTTCCACCCAGGGTTGCAGAAGGGTCAAGCGTTCTTCTACTTGTTCACAATCTCCCAGAGAATCTTCGAGTCCTTTTCTGGTACAAAGGTGTGATTTATTTCAAGAAATTGGAAGTTGCCAGACACATAGCAGAGAAGAATTCAAGTGTGCTGGGCCCTGCACACAGCGGTAGAGAGACAGTGTACAGCAATGGATCCCTGCTGCTCCACAATGTCACATGTGAAGACATGGGATTCTACACCCTACGGACTATGAGTAGAGGTGTGAAAGTAGAATCAGCACATGTGCAACTCCAGGTGGACC cTTCCTCTTGTACTTGCTGCAACCCTCTCGCTTCTGCCCCACTCACCATAGAACCAGTGCCACGGAATGCTATCGAAGGGGAAAGCGTTCTTCTCCAAGTCCATAATCTGCCAGAAGATCTGCAAGCCTTTTCCTGGTACAAAGGAGTGTATAGCAGTCCTGTCTTTAAAATCACAGAATATAGCAGAACCAGAAATTCCATCACCCAGGGGCTTGAACACAGTGGAAGAGAGACAGTGTACACCAATGGATCCCTGCTGCTCCAAGATGTCACTGAGAAAGACTCAGGCTATTACACACTTCAAATTTTAAACAGAGTTTCGGGAAGTGTGATGACACACGTGCAATTCCATGTGAACA AGCCTGTGACAATGCCCTTGCTGGGAGTCTCTGATACCACAGTCACAGTACAGAGCTCTGTGCTCTTCAGTTGCCTCTCATCTGATATTGGAATCTCCATCCGTTGGATCTTCAATAATCAGAGTCTGCAGCTCACAGAGAGGATGTCCCTGTCCCCCATGAATTGTGGACTCAGAATAGATCCTGTCAGGAGCGAGGATGCTGGAGAGTATAAGTGTGAGGTCTTCAACCCTGTCAGTTCGAAGACCAGTCTCCCTGTCAGCCTGGTCGTGATGCATGAGTAA